The following are encoded together in the Candidatus Poribacteria bacterium genome:
- a CDS encoding LamG domain-containing protein — protein MRTVIFVLTMFCLAGSLLSAGVAKLSDDKALILYLPFDEGNGDKTYDLSKSGLVGKLVKNPKWVDGKFGKALEFDGKSNYVQIDEDFSPQAEEEEGELSICAWVKVLNVATDAHSQTRQPIVMKGFSGEWEYALYVYDDLGAGFSLWQCGGSGHSEPHGGALTKDEWHFVAGTYKLKGDTKVYIDGKVVITDSSRRGKACNGTRPIMIAHREDGQFLNAVIDEVSMWSRELSEDEINQLMKGPLMVAVNPSGLLTTCWGRLKSER, from the coding sequence ATGAGAACTGTTATTTTTGTCCTCACGATGTTCTGTTTGGCGGGCTCGCTGCTTTCAGCGGGTGTCGCGAAGCTCTCAGATGACAAGGCTTTGATCCTGTATCTGCCCTTTGATGAGGGAAATGGGGACAAAACCTATGACCTGTCGAAATCCGGTCTCGTCGGAAAGCTGGTCAAGAATCCGAAATGGGTGGATGGGAAGTTCGGCAAGGCGCTGGAGTTCGATGGCAAGAGCAATTATGTGCAGATCGATGAGGATTTCAGCCCACAGGCCGAGGAGGAAGAGGGGGAGCTCTCCATCTGCGCCTGGGTGAAGGTGCTCAATGTAGCTACCGACGCGCACTCACAGACCAGACAACCCATCGTCATGAAGGGGTTCTCAGGGGAATGGGAATATGCATTATATGTCTATGACGACCTAGGCGCTGGATTTTCCCTGTGGCAGTGCGGTGGATCGGGTCATAGCGAGCCACATGGTGGGGCACTGACCAAAGATGAATGGCATTTCGTCGCCGGAACCTATAAGCTGAAGGGGGATACCAAGGTCTACATCGATGGTAAGGTTGTTATCACCGATTCGAGCCGAAGGGGCAAAGCCTGTAACGGAACCAGGCCCATAATGATCGCTCACAGGGAGGACGGCCAGTTCCTCAATGCCGTGATAGATGAGGTGAGCATGTGGTCAAGGGAACTGAGCGAGGATGAGATCAACCAATTGATGAAAGGTCCTCTGATGGTAGCCGTTAACCCGTCAGGACTTTTGACAACCTGTTGGGGACGGCTGAAATCGGAGAGATAG
- a CDS encoding glycosyltransferase family 2 protein, which produces MKKVEISVVVPVYNEVENLEELHRRLTEELRKLNRSYEIIIVDDGSDDGSYELLRKLTEKDRHLKVIRFRRNFGQTPALSAGFDFAKGEIIITMDGDLQNDPADIGLLIEKLQEGYDLVAGWRADRKDKLLLRKIPSWLANRLIKKSTGIKLHDFGCTLRAYKSDLVRDIKLYGEMHRFIPALAALAGARIAEIKVRHHPRLHGRSKYGISRTIRVLLDLITVNFLLRYATRPIQVFGLVGLISGTIGFLICTYLSIGKLFLPDPYKISLLEHMPLLMLGILLILVGVQFISMGLLGELIVRTYFESQNKPIYYVREVIGREERG; this is translated from the coding sequence ATGAAAAAGGTGGAGATATCGGTCGTCGTTCCAGTCTATAACGAGGTCGAAAATCTGGAGGAACTTCATCGAAGGCTTACCGAGGAGCTGAGGAAACTGAACAGATCATATGAGATCATTATAGTGGATGACGGCAGCGATGACGGCAGCTATGAGCTGCTGAGGAAATTGACCGAGAAGGATCGACATCTTAAGGTAATTCGGTTCAGGCGGAATTTCGGACAGACTCCTGCTCTGAGCGCGGGATTTGATTTCGCGAAGGGAGAGATAATCATCACCATGGACGGCGATCTGCAGAACGATCCGGCTGACATCGGTCTACTGATAGAGAAACTCCAGGAGGGATATGATCTCGTGGCCGGATGGAGGGCCGACAGGAAGGATAAACTGCTTCTCAGAAAGATCCCCTCATGGCTCGCCAATCGTCTGATCAAAAAGAGCACAGGGATCAAGTTGCATGACTTCGGCTGCACTCTGAGGGCGTATAAAAGCGATCTGGTTAGGGATATCAAACTTTATGGTGAAATGCATCGATTTATACCTGCTCTGGCCGCACTGGCCGGGGCGAGGATAGCTGAGATCAAGGTCAGGCATCATCCCAGGCTACATGGCAGGTCGAAGTATGGCATCTCCCGAACGATCAGAGTACTCCTCGACCTCATAACCGTTAATTTTCTCCTCCGTTATGCCACAAGACCCATTCAAGTCTTCGGGCTGGTCGGGCTGATATCAGGGACGATCGGGTTTCTCATTTGCACCTATCTCTCCATAGGCAAGCTGTTCCTCCCCGATCCGTATAAGATCTCTCTTCTCGAACACATGCCGCTTCTGATGCTTGGGATACTGCTGATCTTGGTCGGCGTCCAGTTCATTTCAATGGGGCTGTTGGGTGAGCTGATCGTCAGAACCTATTTCGAATCCCAGAATAAGCCGATATATTATGTGCGGGAGGTAATCGGCAGGGAGGAAAGAGGATGA
- a CDS encoding EamA family transporter, with translation MRDIALILVNVLFTVMGHTMLKQGMSQVGRITGNLDVIKSSFIRAASNPFVIFGLLIFVFTSMLWLVVLSRVPLSMAYPMLSLSYVFAIFISWFIFKEHIPWTRVVGAVIICGGVYLVSLK, from the coding sequence ATGAGGGATATAGCGCTTATATTGGTCAACGTGCTTTTTACGGTGATGGGGCATACGATGTTAAAGCAGGGGATGAGCCAAGTAGGTAGGATAACGGGAAACCTGGATGTGATCAAGAGCTCATTTATCAGAGCAGCATCAAACCCATTCGTCATATTTGGGCTTCTGATCTTCGTCTTCACCTCGATGTTATGGCTGGTGGTTCTGTCAAGGGTTCCGCTGAGCATGGCATACCCGATGTTAAGCCTGAGCTATGTGTTCGCCATATTCATCTCATGGTTTATATTTAAAGAACACATACCATGGACGAGGGTGGTAGGAGCGGTCATCATCTGCGGCGGGGTATACCTCGTATCACTGAAATGA